A region of the Kribbella sp. NBC_01245 genome:
GAGTCGAAGGTCGCGGCCGGTGCGGGCGTCTCGTTCATGGAGTCCGACTGCGTCTCGTGTGGCGCCTGCGTGCAGGCTTGTCCGACGGCCACACTGCAAGAGAAAACCGTTGTCCAGTTGGGAATGCCGACCAGAAGCGTCCTCACCACGTGCGCCTATTGCGGTGTCGGCTGCTCGTTCAAGGCCGAGCTGCGCGGTGACGAGCTCGTCCGGATGGTCCCGTACAAGGACGGCGGCGCGAACGAGGGCCACTCCTGCGTGAAGGGCCGTTTCGCCTTCGGATACGCGAGCCATCCGGACCGCGTGATGGAGCCGATGGTCCGCGAGTCGATCACCGATCCCTGGCGCACGGTCAGCTGGGAAGAGGCGATCACCTACACGGCTCGTCGCCTCCGCGAGATCCAGGCGTCGTACGGCGCGGGGTCGATCGGCGCGATCACCTCCTCCCGTACGACGAACGAGGAGGTGTACGCCGTCCAGAAGATGGTGCGAGCCGTCTTCGGCAACAACAACGTCGACACGTGCGCCCGCGTTTGCCATTCCCCAACGGGTTATGGCCTCAAGCAGACGTTCGGTACGTCGGCCGGTACGCAGGACTTCAAGTCGGTCGAGAAGTCCGACGTCATCCTGGTCATCGGCGCCAACCCGACCGACGGCCACCCGGTCTTCGCCTCGCGGATGAAGAAGCGGCTCCGCCAGGGCGCGAAGCTGATCGTGATCGACCCGCGTCGCATCGACCTGGTCCGTTCCCCGCACATCGAGGCGGCCCATCACCTCCAGCTCGCGCCCGGTACGAACGTTGCCGTGGTCAACGCTTTCTCGCACGTCATCGTCACCGAAGGCCTCGCCGACCGCGAGTTCATCGCCGAACGCTGCGAGGACTTCGACACCTGGGAAGCCTTCATCTCCCAGCCGGAGCACAGCCCCGAGGCGGTCGAGGCCGTCACCGGCGTACCGGCCACCGAACTTCGCGAGGCCGCGCGCCTCTACGCGACTGGTGGCAATGGCGCGATCTACTACGGCCTCGGCGTCACCGAGCACAGCCAGGGCTCCACGATGGTGATGGGTATGGCCAATCTCGCCATGCTGACCGGAAACATCGGCCATGCCGGCGTCGGCGTCAACCCGTTGCGCGGCCAGAACAACGTCCAGGGCTCTTGCGATATGGGCTCCTTCCCGCACGAGCTGCCCGGCTATCGGCACGTCTCGGACGACGGCGCTCGCGCGGTTTACGAACAGCTCTGGGGTACGGCGTTGCTGGACGAGCCGGGCCTGCGTATTCCCAACATGTTCGACGCAGCGATCGACGGCAGCTTCCGCGCGTTGTTCGTGCAGGGCGAGGACATCGCGCAGTCCGACCCGAACACCACGCACGTCCATGCCGCGCTCGCCGCGCTCGACCTCCTCGTCGTACAGGACCTCTTCGAGAACGAGACGGCGAAGTTCGCCCATGTGCTGCTGCCCGGTACGTCGTTCCTCGAGAAGGACGGCACGTTCACCAACGCCGAGCGCCGGATCAACCGGGTCCGTCCGGTGATTGCGCCGAAGACCGGTAAGCAGGAGTGGGAGATCGTCTGCGAGATCGCACAGGCGATGGGCTATCCGATGCACTACAACTCGGCGTCCGAGATCATGGACGAGATCGCCTTCACCACGCCGACGTTCGCCGGGGTTTCGTTCGCCCATCTGGACAAGGTCGGCAGCGTGCAATGGCCGTGCAACGTCGACGCCCCGAACGGTACGCCGATCATGCACGAGGAGGGTTTCGTCCGCGGTAAGGGCCGGTTCGTCGAGACGGTGTACGTGCCGACGAGCGAGCGGTCGACCCGGAAGTTCCCGCTGATCCTCACCACTGGGCGCATCCTGTCGCAGTACAACGTGGGCGCGCAGACACGTCGTACGGCGAACGTGGCCTGGCATCCCGAGGACCTGCTCGAGCTGCATCCGCATGACGCGGAGGTTCGCGGGATCAACGACGGCGACATGGTCGCGATGTCCAGCCGGGTCGGCAAGACCACGCTGCGGGCGGTGTTGTCCGAGCGGATGCCGGTGGGCGTTTGCTACACGACGTTCCACCATCCCGTGACCGGCGCCAACGTGATCACCACGGACAACTCCGACTGGGCCACGAACTGCCCGGAGTACAAGGTCACAGCGGTCCAGGTGGCGCTGACCACTTCGGAGACGCCAGTGCAGTCCGTGCGCGAACCGGTCGCCGCGGTGAACGACTGATGAGCGAGCACGGCGTGCCACCACACGTCCGGCTGGCGAACGAGATCGCGATCCAATTCCACCACCAGTCGGCGGACCGGGCCTCGATCGCGATCGCCGAGCACATGCGGACGTTCTGGGAGCCCCGGATGACCTCCGCTCTACTCGAGTATCTAGATGCCGGGGGCAACGAACTCGATCCGGTCGCGGTCCGCGCGGCCGACCGATTGCGGCTCGGTAAGTGATGCGCGCGGTACACCTGCCCAGCCACGTCGGCCACGCCGTCGGCTGGGACGACGCGCGCGAACTCGCCCACGCGGCCGCCACCCCGTTGAGCCCGCGCGCCCTCCCGCTCACACAGGCGCTCGGCGCCGTACTGGCTGACCCGCTGATCGCCCTCACCGCATTCCCACCCTGCGACCGCTCGGCCATGGACGGGTACGCCGTGCGCGGCCCGGGTCCATGGACGGTCATCGGCACCAACCGGGCCGGTTCGGGGTACGCCGGACGGTTGACCGACGGGCAGGCGGTCGCGATCGTCACCGGCGCGGCCGTCCCCGCAGGCGCCAGCGCCGTACTCCCCGACGAGGACGTCCTGCGCGAAGGCAACCTCGTCCATGGCACGCCCGGTCCCAAACGGCACATCCGGTACGCCGGTGAGGAATGCCGGGCAAGCGAGGTGTTGCTCCCCGCGGGCACTCTCGTCCGGCCGGCCGTACTCGGACATGCCGCCGCCCTCGGGCACGACCAGCTGACGGTCATCCCCCGGCCACGCGTGGCGGCCCTCGTCACCGGCGACGAACTGGTCACGACCGGCCTGCCCGGCCCCGGCCGAACCCGCGACGCCATCGGCCCCATGCTGCCCGGCCTGTTGCACCAGGCAACGGCCCTCCCCCTGCAACGAGTGCAAGACTCACGACGGTTGCTTATAGACGCCCTCGCTCAGGCCGATGCCGACCTGATCCTCGTCTCCGGCTCATCCGCCGCCGGACCAGCGGACCACCTTCGGCCATCGCTGGAGGCCCTCGGTGCCACCCTGCTCGTGGATGGCGTGGCCTGCCGCCCAGGCCATCCCCAGGCGCTCGCGTTGCTCCCCGACGGTCGGCTAGTCATCGGCCTGCCCGGCAACCCTCTCGCAGCGCTCACGGCATTCCTCACCCTGGCCGTCGCCGCCATCGCCGGACTGCGCGGTGAACCGCTGGCTTCGTTGCCGACGGCCCCCATCCACGGTGGCCTCGACTGCCATCCGGCGAACACGCGGCTCGTGCCAGTGCGACTCCGCGACGGCGCCGCCGAGCCCGTCGGTCATGCGGGCTCCGCGATGTTGCGTGGTGTCGCGATGGCCGACGCGCTCGCCGTTGTCGAACCAGGTCCCGCCACGGCGATCACCGCCCGGCTGTTACCACTCGGTTTCGGATTTCCAGGGCAAGGGGAGCACGCATGGGCCGACTGATCGCGCGAAAGCCAGTGGTGCACTACGGACCCGAAGGGACCCGGCGGCGGCCGGACTCGATCGCCGTGGAGGAACCACTCGAACTGCGGGTGAACGGCAAGGCGCTGGCGGTGACGATGCGTACGCCCGGGCATGACGTCGAACTGGCCCACGGGTTCCTGCATACCGAAGGCGTGATCGGTGGTCCCGACGACATCCTCAGCGCCCGGTATTGCGACTCGCGCGATGACGAGGGGCGTAACACCTACAACGTGCTCGACCTCGCGTTGGCGCCGGGTGTGGCAGCGCCCGAGGTCGGGGTCGAGCGCAACTTCTATACGACTTCCTCTTGCGGGGTTTGCGGAAAGGCGTCGCTGGACGCCGTACGGCTGAAGTCTCGGCACTCGCCTGCCGGTGACCCCGTCCGGGTCGCGCTGGACGTGCTCGCTGGTCTGCCGGATGTCTTGAGGACGCAGCAGCAGGTGTTCGACCGTACGGGCGGGTTGCACGCGGCCGGCCTCTTCACTGCCGAGGGCGAGCAGTTGGTCGTACGCGAGGATGTCGGCCGGCACAACGCCGTGGACAAGGTCGTCGGATGGGCTTTGTTACAAGGGCTTGTCCCGGCTCGGGGTTGCGTCCTGGTCGTCTCCGGACGGACGTCGTTCGAGCTGGCGCAGAAGGCGGTGATGGCCGGAATCCCTGTCCTGGGCGCGGTTTCGGCGCCTTCCTCCCTGGCGATCGACCTGGCGGCCGAGTGCGGATTGACCTTGGCCGGGTTCATCCGGAACGGCTCGCTGAACGTCTACGCCCACGCCGAGCGGATCGCCGTACCGGCTCTGGTCGAGACGTGACCGTGCCCGCCCGAGCGGCGGGCACGGTGCACGCGTTCAGTTGAAGGTATCGAGGCTCACGTACGCCTGTTGCGGGTTGCCGTCGTGCACGAGGGCCTCGTGGGCGCCCACGTCGTCGAAGGCGAAGCCGTACGCCTTGCCGTCGACCATCTGCGCGTGGATCTTGCGCGAGTAGTGGTTGGTGACGACGTCCTTGTAGAAGTTGGCGTTGTTGGCGTCCGGCTGGTTCGGATTGACGATCAGGGTCGACCGGTTGTACCCGGCGCACAACGTGCGCGAGATCGGGCCGCGGACCTGGTCATTCGGTGCGTCGAGCAACTGGTGACAGCCGAAGATGCTGCTGGCGTTGGGCTTCTGGAACGACGTCACGATCTGCCCGGAGCCGTTCCTGAAGTTCATCACGCCACCCGAGACGCGGCCGAAGTACTTGAGGTTCGGCTGGTTGGAGAACGGGGTCACGGTCAGGTCCTGCGCGCTGTACTTGCTCCAGACGCGGTTCACATAATCGTCCATCACCGAGGCCGGCAGGGCACCGGTCTCGACGCCGTACAAGGGTGCAAGCGCTCGCAGCGGCTGGCCGTTCGGGCCGTTGTGGATCAGGTTGGCCCAGCCACCCGGCTGACCGCGGAGGGCGTTGTAGAAGTTGTTGAGGCCACCCGGCTTCAGCTTGCCAGTGGTGATGGTGCTGCCGTCGCCCTTGCGGACACCGACGGAGTACGGCACGGAGACCATGTCGACGTGGGTCGTGTTCAGCCAGACGCCTGAGTCGTTCAGCGTGTACTCGGACCAGCTGAACAGGATGTTGCGGTTCGGGTCGCTCGGGTTCTGCACCGCGGGCTGCACCAGCCCGCCCGTCGTCAGCTTGAAGACGAGCTTCTGGCCGTACGAGAAGTAGATCCGCCCGGAGAACTTGGGCATCTGGATCGTTTTCGACTGACCGTTCGCCGGGCCGGCGATCGACGCGTCCGGCGCCGGGGTCGGCGGGTTGCCACCGGCCGGCCACGGGTGGAAGCCACCGCCCGCGTCCGCCCAGCCCTGCCGGCCGGTCGAGAGCTCGGTGCCGAGGTTGTAGATATAGATGGCGTCACCACGACCGGAGTTGTTGGTGATGGTCAACGGAATCGTTGCTGGTACGGCGTTGGCCGATGGTGCGCCGGCAGTGGCGACTGCGGTCAGGCCCGCTGCCAACGAAGCGACAGCCGTGAGCAAGGCCAGGGTCTTCTTCTTGATACGCACGCTTGCATACCTCCTCAGGTCGGTCCCCGGGAAGTGACGGGTGAGATACCGGCGGAGGCACGGCTCGCAGGTCGGTCCGGGGGCGGACCAGCCCGCACCAGGAAGAGCGGCGCGACCAGGCTGGTACTCACAGTCCATCCGGAGGGGGCGGTCCGAAATACTGTGAGAGCGCTCTCACCTTTACCCTACGTTCACCGCCTGTCAATGCCTCAGCACCCACAGTCTCGGAGAGAACATTCTGGGGCGATGTCAAAAGGGCGGGAGTGGCTCCGACCTGTCTGTGAGAGCGCCCGTCGGGTGCTGTGGAGAGGGAGTACTTATGCGCAAGCTCATCTACATCGTTCATCAGTCGCTTGACGGGTTCATCGAGGGGCCGAAGGGAGAGTTCGACTGGCCGTTCGTGGGGCCGGAGTTGTCGGCGTACTCGATTGGGCTGCACGAGCGGGTTGACGCCTTCGTTTATGGCCGGCGTACGTGGGACTTGATGTCGTCGTACTGGCCGCAGGCCGAGTCGATGTCGAACGACCCGCACGATCTGCAGTTCGCGCCGATCTGGCGGAGCACGCCGAAGATCGTCTGCTCGAACACCCTGACCGAGGCCGACTGGGGTACCAAGGTGATCGGCGGCGACTTGGCGACCAAGTTCGCCGAGCTCAAGGCGCAGCCCGGCAAAGACCTCCTGCTGACCGGTGGCGCCGAGCTGCCCGGCGTACTGACGGAGCTCGGGTTGATCGACGAGTACCACGTGTTCGTGCACCCGGTTGTGCTCGGCGGTGGCAAGCGGGTGTTCAGCGCGGATCGCAGCCGGTTCGACCTCGAGCTGGTCGAATCGCGTACGTTCGACGGCAAGACCGTTTTGATCCGCCAGGACCGCGCCAAGGCCTGAGGAGGCTGTCCGAATGCGAAGGCTGATCCTGCAGCAGTACGTCACGCTCGACGGCTATGCCGCTGGGCCGGGCGATGACCTGAGTTTCTTCGAGACCGTCGCGGATGCGGAGGAGTCCACCCGCGACAATCTCGAGTTGCTCCGGTCCATCGACACGATGTTGCTCGGCGCAACGACGTACCGGCTGTTCGTCGAGTTCTGGCCGACCGCGACCGACGAACCGATAGCGCCACTGTTGAATGACCTGAACAAGGTGGTGATCTCGTCGACGCTGACGGAGGCGCCGTGGGGTGATCGCGAGCCGGCCACGGTGCTGAGCGGGGACGCGGCCGAGCTGGTCGCGGACCTCAAACGCCAAGCAGGCAAGGACATCGTGCTCTGGGGCAGCATCTCGTTGTCCTACCGCCTCTTGGCCGCGGGGTTGATCGACGAGGTCCAGCTGCGGGTCTGCCCGATCCTGGTCGGCGCGGGCAAACCAGCCTTCCAGGTGACCGATCACCCGATCTCGCTGGACCTCGCCGAGGCCCGGCCGTATGCGTCCGGCGGCGCCTTACTCCGTTACCTCCCGAAGGAGACGACCTAGCCGGCGCCGGTGCCGGTGGTCTGGTTGGCGATATTGGAGGGCTCGCCGCGGTAGAAAGCGCGCACCCGGTACGACGCCTTGCGTTCGCCGGGCATCGTGCTCAGTTCCACGAACGTGGAATCGGCATCGATGTACCCGGCCACGCGATAGTCGGACTGGCCAAGCGACCGGATCTCCAGCAGGTATCCCTCCTCGCCCTGCGCGTTATCCGACCACGTCACGCGAGCGCCATCCGCCACCGGCACAACGCTGACGTCCGACGGCGCCGCGCCCGCCTCCCGCACCGGCCTGACCGCCTTGGCCGTGGCGGCCTTGGGCTTGGCCGCTTTGGGCTTTGACAGGTCGACCTCAATCGGCGCCGAGACGGGCCCGAGCACGGGCGTGACCTTGTAATGGAAGGGCGTTCGCGGCATTAAGTCGGGATGCCGGAACGTCGTACGCCCGACCGGCACGAACTCGAGAATCGTGTACCGGCCTCCCGGTTCGGTAGCGAACTCGACGATCGCACTACTGGCCTCGCGGTCGATCCCGGCCCAACTCAGCTCCACGTCGACCGGTGAAACAAGCGTGGCAGTCAACGCGAGGCCGCCTCGGACAGGAGCCGGTGAGCCACCAGCCGGCCCACCGGTTCCTGAGCAACCGGTGAGCACGACCAGCAGGACAGCCGTACAGGCGAGTCGGTTCAACGGAACCTACTTCCGCCAGAACCGGATGTCGCTCCACTGCGTGGTGATAGGCCCGGCGCCACTGTTGGTGCGATACGAGCCGAACTTGTCGTAGAAGCTGCCGCCAGGGCTGCTCATACTGTGCCGCTGGGACCCGTTGATGTAGGTCCGATGGGCGCTGCCGACCACGTGCACGGTGTTCACGCGGACGGTGGTTCCGACCGGCGCGGCACCACTCTGAATGGTGTCACCGCCGACCCGGTAAAGGCGGCCGCCACGTTCGACGGCGAGCATGAAGAATGGGCCGGAGCCGCTTTCGTTGAAGGTCTGTTTCAGGCTGATCCGGGTGCCGGCCATGCTGGTGATCCGGAAATAGCCCTCGAACTGGCGGCTGCCGCCGGAATAGGTGGCATACCGCCGTTCGGCGCGCTGGTCGCCGCTGGCGGTGGAGCAGGTCAGCTGGAAGGTCAGGTTGTTCACCTGGCCGCAACCGCGTTCCTGGACAGAGAAAGAGGGCGAGTACGACGTCCAGCCGCCGGGCTCGACCTCAGCCCAGGCGGTAGGGGCCACGAGCATCGATCCGAGCACGGCAGTGGTTGCCGCGAGCAAGCGTAAACGTGGGGGCATTGTTTACCTCATCGCAGAGAGTGGGCGGGTTACTTTCCGCGTACGCTCGCTCACGATAAGGGCAAAAGTGCTCCGGTTAGAAGAGTTCCCAGTGGAATCCTCAGCGCGTTTGTTCCACGTTATTTGCCGGTTTGGAGCGCGGTCCATGTCCCAGTTCCGACGATGCCGTCGACAACGAGTTGCCGGGTCGTCTGGTAGTCCCGGACCGCCGTCTTCGTCCCCGGTCCGAACTGCCCGTCGATGGCGACAGTGCGACCCAGTGCCGCCGTCAGCGATCGCTGCAGCCTACGGACGGCTGTGCCGGTTGAACCCTCACTGAGCGTCGGTTTATCTCCCGCCGACAAGAGCGCCGTCCACGTCTTAGACCCGACTATGCCGTCCGCTAGCAGCCCCACCCGGCTCTGGAACGCCTTGGCCGCATCAGTTGTCGCGGCATCGAAGGACCCCGTAGGCGGTTCAGCCATGCCGAGCAAACACTGCGCCGCCATCACGGACCCGCCGGTCGAACCGGCCTGCAACGTGGGGTAGCTCGTGAACTCGGCATTGGTGTTCGCACAGGTCTGGACCCCACTGACCAGGCTGTTCGCGGCAGCCTCGCCCTTTGCGACGGCATCAGTCGCGCTCTCGATCGGCGAAGCACTGACGCCCGGGAAGAGGATGTACGTCACGACGGCGCCGGAAACGCCTCCGGTGGCAGGGTTCGGGTTGATGCCGAGCAGTTGCGCGAGCTTGTACGACCCCTCACCGATCGCGCCGGACGGACCCGCGTCGCCGACAACGGCGTACGCGACCTTGCCCTGGTAGACGACCGCCGCGACGGTCGCACCCCTGATCCCCGCCGTCTTGTAGTCCCAGGTCGAACTCGGCAACGGTACGACGATGAACGGCAGACCGGCCGAATTCAGCGGGCGTCCATCGGACTGATGCCACGAGGTATCCGGCTGGAACCAGGGATCGGCGTTCTCGTTGCACTGCGTGGTCCGCTGGCCATCGCAGTCGATATCGAGGTCAGCCGTCC
Encoded here:
- the fdhF gene encoding formate dehydrogenase subunit alpha; translation: MTLLKEPDFGTPARDGDPTVEVTIDGINVTVPPGTSVMRAAKEAGLDIPKLCATDSLEAFGSCRLCVVEIDGARGTPASCTTPVQPGMVVRTQTEKLGKLRRGVMELYISDHPLDCLTCSANGDCELQDMAGVTGLREVRYGSGVDAGANHLDAPKDTSNPYFDFDASKCITCSRCVRACDEVQGTLALTIEGRGFESKVAAGAGVSFMESDCVSCGACVQACPTATLQEKTVVQLGMPTRSVLTTCAYCGVGCSFKAELRGDELVRMVPYKDGGANEGHSCVKGRFAFGYASHPDRVMEPMVRESITDPWRTVSWEEAITYTARRLREIQASYGAGSIGAITSSRTTNEEVYAVQKMVRAVFGNNNVDTCARVCHSPTGYGLKQTFGTSAGTQDFKSVEKSDVILVIGANPTDGHPVFASRMKKRLRQGAKLIVIDPRRIDLVRSPHIEAAHHLQLAPGTNVAVVNAFSHVIVTEGLADREFIAERCEDFDTWEAFISQPEHSPEAVEAVTGVPATELREAARLYATGGNGAIYYGLGVTEHSQGSTMVMGMANLAMLTGNIGHAGVGVNPLRGQNNVQGSCDMGSFPHELPGYRHVSDDGARAVYEQLWGTALLDEPGLRIPNMFDAAIDGSFRALFVQGEDIAQSDPNTTHVHAALAALDLLVVQDLFENETAKFAHVLLPGTSFLEKDGTFTNAERRINRVRPVIAPKTGKQEWEIVCEIAQAMGYPMHYNSASEIMDEIAFTTPTFAGVSFAHLDKVGSVQWPCNVDAPNGTPIMHEEGFVRGKGRFVETVYVPTSERSTRKFPLILTTGRILSQYNVGAQTRRTANVAWHPEDLLELHPHDAEVRGINDGDMVAMSSRVGKTTLRAVLSERMPVGVCYTTFHHPVTGANVITTDNSDWATNCPEYKVTAVQVALTTSETPVQSVREPVAAVND
- a CDS encoding dihydrofolate reductase family protein, which produces MRRLILQQYVTLDGYAAGPGDDLSFFETVADAEESTRDNLELLRSIDTMLLGATTYRLFVEFWPTATDEPIAPLLNDLNKVVISSTLTEAPWGDREPATVLSGDAAELVADLKRQAGKDIVLWGSISLSYRLLAAGLIDEVQLRVCPILVGAGKPAFQVTDHPISLDLAEARPYASGGALLRYLPKETT
- a CDS encoding peptidoglycan-binding protein — its product is MGSVGLGGRRLLVVAMLVATFVSMLVSVHPEAEAGVLAGPTADQLRAKVAGCSNQLSSGMYAHDAGGTRNIPVCKTGGAVHWTADLDIDCDGQRTTQCNENADPWFQPDTSWHQSDGRPLNSAGLPFIVVPLPSSTWDYKTAGIRGATVAAVVYQGKVAYAVVGDAGPSGAIGEGSYKLAQLLGINPNPATGGVSGAVVTYILFPGVSASPIESATDAVAKGEAAANSLVSGVQTCANTNAEFTSYPTLQAGSTGGSVMAAQCLLGMAEPPTGSFDAATTDAAKAFQSRVGLLADGIVGSKTWTALLSAGDKPTLSEGSTGTAVRRLQRSLTAALGRTVAIDGQFGPGTKTAVRDYQTTRQLVVDGIVGTGTWTALQTGK
- the fdhD gene encoding formate dehydrogenase accessory sulfurtransferase FdhD yields the protein MGRLIARKPVVHYGPEGTRRRPDSIAVEEPLELRVNGKALAVTMRTPGHDVELAHGFLHTEGVIGGPDDILSARYCDSRDDEGRNTYNVLDLALAPGVAAPEVGVERNFYTTSSCGVCGKASLDAVRLKSRHSPAGDPVRVALDVLAGLPDVLRTQQQVFDRTGGLHAAGLFTAEGEQLVVREDVGRHNAVDKVVGWALLQGLVPARGCVLVVSGRTSFELAQKAVMAGIPVLGAVSAPSSLAIDLAAECGLTLAGFIRNGSLNVYAHAERIAVPALVET
- a CDS encoding molybdopterin molybdotransferase MoeA; protein product: MRAVHLPSHVGHAVGWDDARELAHAAATPLSPRALPLTQALGAVLADPLIALTAFPPCDRSAMDGYAVRGPGPWTVIGTNRAGSGYAGRLTDGQAVAIVTGAAVPAGASAVLPDEDVLREGNLVHGTPGPKRHIRYAGEECRASEVLLPAGTLVRPAVLGHAAALGHDQLTVIPRPRVAALVTGDELVTTGLPGPGRTRDAIGPMLPGLLHQATALPLQRVQDSRRLLIDALAQADADLILVSGSSAAGPADHLRPSLEALGATLLVDGVACRPGHPQALALLPDGRLVIGLPGNPLAALTAFLTLAVAAIAGLRGEPLASLPTAPIHGGLDCHPANTRLVPVRLRDGAAEPVGHAGSAMLRGVAMADALAVVEPGPATAITARLLPLGFGFPGQGEHAWAD
- a CDS encoding glycoside hydrolase family 64 protein, whose protein sequence is MRIKKKTLALLTAVASLAAGLTAVATAGAPSANAVPATIPLTITNNSGRGDAIYIYNLGTELSTGRQGWADAGGGFHPWPAGGNPPTPAPDASIAGPANGQSKTIQMPKFSGRIYFSYGQKLVFKLTTGGLVQPAVQNPSDPNRNILFSWSEYTLNDSGVWLNTTHVDMVSVPYSVGVRKGDGSTITTGKLKPGGLNNFYNALRGQPGGWANLIHNGPNGQPLRALAPLYGVETGALPASVMDDYVNRVWSKYSAQDLTVTPFSNQPNLKYFGRVSGGVMNFRNGSGQIVTSFQKPNASSIFGCHQLLDAPNDQVRGPISRTLCAGYNRSTLIVNPNQPDANNANFYKDVVTNHYSRKIHAQMVDGKAYGFAFDDVGAHEALVHDGNPQQAYVSLDTFN
- a CDS encoding dihydrofolate reductase family protein; protein product: MRKLIYIVHQSLDGFIEGPKGEFDWPFVGPELSAYSIGLHERVDAFVYGRRTWDLMSSYWPQAESMSNDPHDLQFAPIWRSTPKIVCSNTLTEADWGTKVIGGDLATKFAELKAQPGKDLLLTGGAELPGVLTELGLIDEYHVFVHPVVLGGGKRVFSADRSRFDLELVESRTFDGKTVLIRQDRAKA
- a CDS encoding formate dehydrogenase subunit delta; protein product: MSEHGVPPHVRLANEIAIQFHHQSADRASIAIAEHMRTFWEPRMTSALLEYLDAGGNELDPVAVRAADRLRLGK